In Oncorhynchus keta strain PuntledgeMale-10-30-2019 unplaced genomic scaffold, Oket_V2 Un_contig_5214_pilon_pilon, whole genome shotgun sequence, the following proteins share a genomic window:
- the LOC118382317 gene encoding serine/arginine repetitive matrix protein 2-like isoform X6 produces the protein MPDAPSGRSSALEAVRSTLCPAHRSLLQRILRLAHQQHRLSLAYRDAHRRLVPPPDPLCGHLVAKQQDDTSSPPSFTDCWSRSGPTDWKTPGGPGCCCWLPPVCFCLQSLRCLSCQSLSLGHITTGVRSPSSLCSFTSSSSRSSSALCPNPSVCPVASVCCSNPQPCASCCSEHTYLAPVRHTDPGGGGGSECPVLKRERSPSPPPLSPIPSDMDGKEEDKPPSLLQQEGEKEEEAGCGGEVGEDREQQDLVERFSDKLKAIRPQEKDPPLSSALANHNLEKDPHLTTSANQHIAESQADAHLSEIITTVLNTGGGSDYSLNDMLHHHDNNESHPPRTRSRRRQEALAAMATLPDQSSTRRQTVLIKRELARLNQSLGRRLSLGKNKSRSATPFSTCSSPEPTPVTAEIDRITEEEGETGRVKEGETGRVKEGETGRVKEGETGRVKEGETGRVKEGETGRVKEGERGRVKEEETGRVKEGETGRVKEEETGRVKEGETGRVKEGETGRVKEGETGRVNEGETGRVKEGETGRVKEGETGRVKEGETGRVKEGETGRVNEGETGRVKEGVTEKVTAEEAGPVRVTKDRVGMKEEMEKPPVLSSTQQSPPQEDQHKPESWNITCQDSSRSDLPEKRREEESPGSTSSGLPERSREEEEESPGSTSSGLPERSREEESPGSTSSTCDHGSGLPERSREEEEESPGSTSSGLPERSRVEEEESPGSTSSGLPEKSREEEEETAGSSKDSSRVSARNSPSHPCRTRRGSRSQPGCSSQVVVGRSSDAGRSRRSIVPPQRFSSYVTEPRMMYSAACFSERIFSAQRTPKDRQPLNAPNTNRTDSPSSATDTAEGLGEAREEELPLASSPEDVSQERRGGRGCRSTARGQSSDRESQRRGQVIPVTAASSEQQSPPKQRSQNRADVRLRAAKPFGRLRSSHSAQQSQPASPQTASRPEVPTEQPQYISPIKLMFVSAVVGEEGVRYTLKAAAPGSNWHGQETFDPCEESSWAGSPEKTPEKTRSPPKTRSPLQTRSPLKTRSPLQTRSPPQTRSPPLTRSPPQTRSPLQTRSPPKNTISSSPKLCGTTRGGEGGSPPKRSPGSQNGDGSPPFRETTPTKRRPGRPKKLGPQLEKRAKRPIGRPPKQRGVEPSCDSRQGGQDRSSGVPLGCSTGEEGNKERDPANRNLKITVVYGRSHRTKRTVSEEAACLQATEQLMDLNFVRPVKEKRFAPHASSNIIKCQKLQCTAAMRRPGRPAKVKISGISVTVTTTSPGKRKIHMNRDTARKSPEKLWQRKALLPEPQPSKEPRKISSTPTSEDATLMQIERTTESEDGARERQTQTPPVLAVRHSVRVRKPSVYLLHSVATSTSRSLSHSTALLRRSRQLLINRASSKGSHRKRKEEGREDTPGQEELLSGREERRSEGRGGVLCEDLSQVAGVSVDSIFPASSSEALRWWPVSSDQDSLNQELARRIRLISQSWVAAAATHTTRTGTIMSAKQRLDDDSLSSWKPEVGSAVRLLFDRRCSVERLASWFMQTTETQSLGIVKKTSSRNPYELLHYPRNASRESIFPSPQTMRLRKHIKKFAKAVPKSPAQLRLVQERLRRGRELNARRRLFTARPASGGLRLRAPWKVRALGTYRTTLLRVREKFLTWTLRAKQPNRLIWRRSQVEEGNSPHQVWPSAQPREELTRSPHHHCLPASSETSHPCSPDRLTGLTKQQRLSSKAWSPERLKECCVFLKKINSPDTESTVEKEWDVCTVNLDDTYCPDETRQEERSGEDDKAVKTERRKRRVPWKESSGSPQEVMVQEHNQVRAGNRRGKQKHSGKSTSQSPTPPPAKATSQSPTPTPAKATSQSPTPPPAKATSQSPTPPPAKATSQSPAPTPAKATSQSPTPPPAKATSQSPTPPPTKVMRKSRGRGLTGPRWRDFILGT, from the exons ATGCCCGATGCCCCAAGTGGGAGGAGCTCTGCTCTGGAAGCGGTACGCTCCACGTTATGCCCCGCCCATCGCTCTCTGCTCCAGCGAATCTTGAGGCTCGCCCACCAGCAGCACCGTCTATCATTGGCCTACAGGGACGCCCATCGCCGCCTCGTCCCGCCCCCAGACCCTCTCTGCGGCCACCTGGTGGCCAAACAACAGGACGACacgtcctctcctccttccttcactGACTGTTGGAGCCGTAGTGGTCCGACTGACTGGAAGACACCAGGTGGTCCAGGCTGTTGCTGCTGGCTGCCTCCTGTGTGTTTCTGCCTCCAGAGCCTCCGCTGCCTGTCCTGCCAGAGCCTGTCCCTGGGACACATCACCACTGGGGTTCGCTCCCCTTCTTCTCTGTGCTCTTTCACGTCCTCCTCTTCTCGTTCATCCTCCGCTCTGTGCCCTAATCCCTCAGTGTGTCCCGTGGCCTCTGTCTGTTGCTCCAACCCCCAGCCCTGCGCCTCCTGCTGCTCAGAACACACCTACCTGGCcccggtcagacacacagacccgggaggtggaggaggaagcgAGTGCCCTGTCCTCAAGAGAGAGCgatccccctctccaccccctctctcccccataccCTCAGACATGGACGGTAAGGAGGAAGACAAGCCTCCCTCTCTTCTGCAGCAGGAGGGGGAAAAAGAGGAGGAGGCTGGGTGTGGTGGGGAGGTGGGTGAGGACAGGGAGCAGCAGGACCTGGTGGAGCGTTTCAGTGACAAACTAAAGGCAATCAGACCCCAGGAGAAGGATCCTCCACTCAGCTCTGCCTTAGCCAATCACAACCTCGAGAAGGATCCCCACCTGACGACCTCGGCCAATCAGCACATTGCAGAGTCCCAGGCCGACGCCCACCTGAGTGAGATCATCACCACCGTTCTGAACACGGGTGGCGGCAGCGACTACAGCCTAAACGACATGTTGCATCACCATGACAACAACGAGAGCCATCCACCTCGGACGCGTTCCCGGCGGCGACAGGAGGCCCTGGCTGCCATGGCGACTTTGCCCGACCAGTCGTCCACCCGGCGCCAGACCGTGCTAATCAAACGGGAGCTGGCCAGGCTGAACCAATCGCTGGGCAGGAGGCTATCGCTAGGGAAGAACAAGAGCCGCAGTGCCACGCCCTTTTCTACCTGCTCCTCACCTGAACCAACCCCTGTTACAGCAGAGATAGACAGaatcacagaggaggagggagagactggtagagtgaaggagggagagaccggtagagtgaaggagggagagaccggtagagtgaaggagggagagaccggtagagtgaaggagggagagaccggtagagtgaaggagggagagaccggtagagtgaaggagggagagagaggtagagtgaaggaggaagagaccggtagagtgaaggagggagagaccggtagagtgaaggaggaagagaccggtagagtgaaggagggagagaccggtagagtgaaggagggagagaccggtagagtgaaggagggagagaccggtagagtgaacgagggagagACCGgtagagtgaaggagggagagaccggtagagtgaaggagggagagaccggtagagtgaaggagggagagaccg gtagagtgaagGAGGGTGAGAccggtagagtgaacgagggagagACCGGTAGAGTGAAGGAGGGTGTGACAGAGAAGGTGACAGCAGAGGAGGCAGGTCCAGTTAGAGTCACGAAGGATAGAGTCGGcatgaaggaggagatggagaaacccccagtcctctcctctacacaACAGAGTCCCCCGCAGGAGGACCAACACAAACCAGAGAGCTGGAACATCACCTGTCAGGACAGCAGTAGGAGTGACCTCcctgagaagaggagagaggaggagtcacCAGGAAGTACCAGCAGTGGTCTTcctgagaggagtagagaggaagaggaggagtcacCAGGTAGTACCAGCAGTGGTCTTcctgagaggagtagagaggaggagtcaCCAGGTAGTACCAGCAGCACCTGTGACCATGGCAGTGGTCTTcctgagaggagtagagaggaagaggaggagtcacCAGGTAGTACCAGCAGTGGTCTTCCTGAGAGGAGTAGAGTGGAAGAGGAGGAGTCACCAGGTAGTACCAGCAGTGGTCTTCCTGAGAagagtagagaggaagaggaggagacagcaggcagcagcaAGGACAGTAGCAGAGTGTCAGCCAGGAATAGCCCATCCCACCCCTGCAGAACCAGGAGAGGCAGCAGGTCCCAGCCAGGCTGCAGCAGccaggtggtggtggggaggagcAGCGATGCTGGGAGGTCCAGGAGGAGCATCGTCCCTCCCCAGCGGTTCTCCTCCTACGTCACAGAGCCCAGGATGATGTATTCTGCTGCCTGTTTCTCAGAGAGGATCTTCTCCGCCCAGAGGACGCCAAAGGATCGGCAACCACTCAATGCCCCCAACACCAATCGCACAGACTCCCCGTCCTCGGCCACAGACACGGCTGAGGGGTTGGGCGAAGCAAGAGAAGAGGAATTACCGCTGGCATCCAGTCCGGAGGATGTcagtcaggagaggaggggaggcagaggcTGTAGATCAACAGCAAGAGGTCAGAGTTCAGACCGTGAGTCACAGAGACGAGGTCAGGTGATTCCCGTCACTGCAGCTTCCTCTGAGCAGCAGAGTCCCCCTAAACAGCGCTCCCAGAACAGGGCAGACGTTAGGCTCAGAGCAGCCAAACCTTTCGGGCGCTTACGCTCGTCCCACTCCGCCCAACAGTCCCAACCAGCGAGCCCTCAGACAGCCTCCAGGCCAGAGGTCCCCACAGAGCAGCCTCAGTACATCAGCCCCATCAAGCTGATGTTTGTGTCTGCAGTAGTGGGCGAGGAGGGGGTGAGGTACACCCTGAAGGCGGCTGCACCAGGATCCAACTGGCATGGACAGGAGACCTTTGACCCCTGTGAGGAGTCATCGTGGGCTGGAAGTCCAGAGAAGACCCCAGAGAAGACCAGGAGTCCACCGAAGACCAGGAGTCCCCTCCAGACCAGGAGTCCACTGAAGACCAGGAGTCCCCTCCAGACCAGGAGTCCACCCCAGACCAGGAGTCCACCCCTGACCAGGAGTCCACCCCAGACCAGGAGTCCCCTTCAGACCAGGAGTCCACCCAAGAACACCATATCGTCATCACCAAAGCTGTGTGGAAcgacgagaggaggagaggggggtagcCCGCCAAAACGGTCCCCTGGGTCCCAGAACGGAGATGGCTCGCCTCCTTTTCGTGAAACCACCCCCACAAAGAGACGTCCGGGACGTCCCAAGAAACTGGGCCCCCAGCTGGAGAAGAGGGCCAAGAGGCCGATCGGCCGCCCGCCCAAGCAAAGGGGTGTAGAGCCGAGCTGTGACTCCAGGCAGGGTGGTCAGGACCGGTCCAGTGGAGTTCCCTTAGGCTGCAGCACCGGGGAGGAGGGCAACAAGGAGAGAGACCCAGCCAACAGGAACCTGAAGATCACCGTGGTGTACGGACGCTCCCACAGGACCAAGAGGACAGTGTCGGAGGAGGCTGCTTGTCTCCAGGCTACAGAGCAGCTGATGGATCTGAACTTCGTCAGACCGGTGAAGGAGAAGAGGTTCGCTCCCCACGCCAGCAGCAACATTATCAAGTGCCAGAAGCTGCAGTGTACCGCGGCCATGCGTCGTCCAGGGAGACCCGCCAAGGTCAAGATCTCCGGAATCTCTGTTACCGTCACCACCACGTCGCCGGGGAAACGCAAGATCCACATGAACCGGGACACAGCCAGGAAATCTCCGGAGAAGCTCTGGCAGCGGAAAGCCCTCCTTCCTGAACCCCAGCCTTCCAAAGAGCCCAGGAAAATCAGCAGCACGCCGACTAGCGAAGACGCCACTCTGATGCAGATAGAGAGAACGACAGAGTCCgaggatggagcgagggagcgaCAGACCCAGACTCCTCCTGTGTTGGCGGTGCGTCACTCTGTGAGGGTGAGGAAGCCTTCAGTGTACCTGCTTCACTCTGTAGCCACCTCCACCTCTAGGTCCCTGAGCCACAGTACCGCCCTGCTGCGCCGATCCAGACAGCTACTGATCAACAGGGCCAGCAGCAAGGGCAGCCATCgcaagaggaaggaggagggaagagaggacacTCCAGGGCAGGAGGAGCTGCTATccgggagggaggagaggaggagcgagggaagaggaggagtgttGTGTGAGGACTTAAGCCAGGTAGCGGGGGTTTCGGTAGACTCCATTTTCCCAGCCAGCTCCAGCGAGGCGTTGAGGTGGTGGCCCGTCTCCTCCGACCAGGACAGCCTGAACCAAGAGCTGGCTCGCAGGATCCGCCTCATATCCCAAAGCTGGGTCGCTGCCGCTGCCACCCACACCACCAGGACGGGGACGATCATGTCCGCCAAGCAGAGACTCGACGACGACTCTTTGTCCTCCTGGAAGCCAGAGGTTGGGTCGGCAGTGCGGCTGCTGTTTGACCGGCGCTGCAGCGTGGAGAGGCTGGCCTCCTGGTTCATGCAGACCACTGAGACTCAGTCTCTGGGCATTGTGAAGAAGACCAGCTCCAGAAACCCCTATGAGCTCCTGCACTACCCCCGGAACGCCAGCAGGGAGAGCATCTTTCCCAGCCCACAGACCATGCGACTACGCAAACACATCAAGAAGTTTGCCAAAGCTGTGCCGAAGAGCCCCGCCCAGCTCCGTCTGGTCCAGGAACGGCTCCGACGTGGAAGAGAGCTGAATGCCAGGCGGCGTCTGTTCACTGCGAGGCCGGCGTCTGGCGGGCTGCGTCTCAGAGCTCCTTGGAAGGTCAGGGCCCTCGGGACATACAGAACCACTCTGCTCAGAGTCAGAGAAAAGTTCCTCACCTGGACCCTCAGAGCCAAGCAGCCCAACAGGCTGATCTGGAGGAGAAGCCAGGTGGAGGAAGGCAACTCACCTCACCAGGTCTGGCCTTCTGCTCAGCCCAGGGAAGAGCTCACCAGGTCTCCACATCACCACTGTCTACCTGCCTCCTCAGAGACCAGTCATCCCTGCAGCCCCGACCGGCTGACAGGCCTCACCAAACAGCAGCGTCTCAGCTCTAAAGCCTGGAGTCCAGAGAGACTGAAGGAGTGTTGCGTGTTCCTCAAGAAGATCAACTCCCCCGACACAGAGTCCACCGTTGAGAAGGAGTGGGATGTCTGCACCGTCAATCTAGATGACACATACTGCCCCGACGAgaccagacaggaggagaggagcggagaggacgACAAAGCTGTgaaaacagagagaaggaagaggagagttcCCTGGAAGGAGTCTAGCGGCTCGCCGCAGGAGGTGATGGTTCAGGAGCACAACCAGGTCCGAGCCGGGAACAGGAGAGGCAAACAGAAACATTCAGGGAAGTCCACGAGCCAGTCACCGACCCCGCCGCCAGCGAAAGCCACGAGCCAATCCCCGACCCCGACGCCAGCGAAAGCCACGAGCCAATCCCCGACCCCGCCGCCAGCGAAAGCCACGAGCCAATCCCCGACCCCGCCGCCAGCGAAAGCCACGAGCCAATCACCGGCCCCGACGCCAGCGAAAGCCACGAGCCAATCACCGACCCCGCCGCCAGCGAAAGCCACGAGCCAATCACCGACCCCGCCGCCAACGAAAGTCATGAGAAAATCGCGTGGGAGGGGCCTGACCGGGCCGCGGTGGCGTGACTTCATACTGG GAACCTGA